TCTGACACTGAAACCCATTAGAACACTGCTGTTGCAGCTCTTGTGATTTATAATTACATAAATTTCTCATTGGAAAAAAAATAGCAGCAGGGTCTGATTTCAAGATTGATGGAAGGAAGGAGATTGGCTCGAGGTGTATTTGGATCTTAGAAGAAAAGAAGTTGAGTGAAAGTAACAGATGTAGCAATTTTGGTAAAACTGAGAAAGAAAAATATGTTAAGGAAGGAGAAAGATTTTGTTGACACAAAAGACTAGCATTGCTGGAATCTGATGCAAAAAAGCatgcagctggaggaactcaatagaccAAACAATTTCTGTGGGGGAAAGGAATTGCCAATGTTTTGGGTTGGAACCTGCAACCTGGAATACCCACAGTTCATATACCGCTGCAGACGCtgcttgactcactgagttcaGATTGTTGTTGAGATTGATTTTGTTATCTATGTGTAGAGTTATGACAAAATAACATCAGCATATTCAACCTGTTCCACATTCTGTTAGAGGGAAGTCAGAGAAAGATTGTGGAAAGGCAGCTAGAGATTACCCAGAGCATAGTGAATGTAGGGAATAGGCTGGTAAGAGACTGTTACCTCATGAATGCGTTCAGGAGTTCATGAGAGCTGTAACGGGACATCTCAGTTCTGGGAAAATACTAGCCTTGTAGTCAGACATGCTCGCGTGTTATTGAGGGCTTCTGAGGATTGCACACAGGGAGAATTCAGAGATACAATTAATACTTTGCAGCCTGTAATATGCCCAGTAATAGATCAAATGTCTATTTTAAATCTTTCTCAATTTTTACTTCCACTAAAATCGCTCATGCTCTACTAATGTACAAACGTAAGATGTACCCCAGTGATTCTAAAATACAGCCCAGTGACAAAATCACTCAGCTGTTCTCTGAGCCAAGGCAGCATGTGAGATTTGTTATTGTAATAATAGTCTAGGTACTGAATGAGCAGAAGCAGGAGCTTTGGAGATTAAACTCCAGCAACTGAAATAACTGGATTAATAAAAGTAATGGTATGGAGAAACAGCTGGATTGCCCTGAAACCCATTGGGAACACCCACTGTTCATTACAGGAGTCACCAACCATCCTGACCCAGCTTGGCTTTCCAGGCCCACAGCAGTGTCGCTCTCTGAAAAGCAGCAGCATGACATTCTGTTTGAATtgcagttggtttattattgtcatatactGAGGTTCTGTGTGGCATTCAAGGGCACTGAGCAACAGGCAGTAAAGGCTGACCTACATCCTGTGAATGAATGATATTCACATGGATACTATGATTTCATCTCCAACAATGAGACAAATGATCAGCAGGTCTCTCGATTTTTGAAGAGCCACTAATGACAGGCAGCATCTTCATAACCCACCTGGAATTACATGACCTCTAAaacaaaaaatgaaattaaatcatatgGTCACAGAACAATGCAGCTTGGACACAGACCCTCTGGCACAGTGAGTACCTGTTGACAAGTGTacccacccagctagtcccaacTTCTTGCATTTGGTTCATTACCCTCCAAGCCCCAATCCTCCATGTACCCAACCAGTACTTTCCTCAACAAGTTCctttggcaactcattccatactCATCACGCTCTGCATGAAAAAATTGTCCCTCTAtccccttttaaatcttctccaTCTCACCCTGAAACTGAGTctcctagttttggactcctctgCCCTGGGGTaaagactgttaccatccacTTTCTCTATGCCTGTCCTAATTTTAAACACTGACTCTCCACTGTTCTCTGGAGCACCTAGACAAAATCAAAACTTATGTCCAACTGCTAATTATCAATAATGGCTCAGCATACAATAGCATTGTCCCCTCACAATTAATCCCCAGGCttcaaaacctggacctctgtatatccctctgcaactggatccttaattTTCTCCTCAGGCAACCACGGTCAGTGCAGATCAGTAATAGCATCTTGTTGGCAATCAACAGAGGTGTCCTTCAAAGCTGCGTGCTCAGCTCACTGCTCTGTTCTCTGTGCActcagctaagcacagctcaaacaccatctataatttTGCAGGTGACACTACTGTTGGTAAAATCCTAGGTGGTGATGAGGAAGCATATCTTGTGAAATAGATTGGCCGGTTAATCCCACAcctaacatcagcaaaaccaagggaTTGATTATGGATTTCTAGAAGGGGAAGTCATGAGAACACATACTAGTCCTTACTGAGGGTGGAaatggtgagcagcttcaagttccttggtgtcatcaATTCAGAGGATTAatcctgggcccaaaatattgacacaATCAAGAAGAGGGCACATTGGAGGCTCAACTTCgttaggagtttggggagatcTAATATGTCAACAAAGACTCTTGTGAAGTTATATAGATGAATGGTGGACAGCATTTTGACTGGTTACATCCAGCCTGCTACGGAGGTTCCAATGCATAGGATCACAAGAGGTTACTGAGTGCTGTAGTCTTTGCCACCTTCATCACAGGCACagtcctctccaccatcaaggaATTCTTCAAGAGGAGGTGCCTTAAGAAAGAAGCCTGAAGATctacacacaatgattcagaaacaacttcttcccctctgccatcagatttcacaacagtccacgaacccatgaacactattttgtTAGACCTTtttatgcactatttatttattttgttatttacaATAACTTTATGTCTTTGTACTATAGTGATGCCactaaacaataaatttcacattaTATACGGCTCAGAGatgaaacctgactctgattctcctgtgttccaaggaataaagacttagTCTGGCCAACCTCTAGTTCTGTCAGCACCTCTAGTtctgacagcattctgacagCATTCTCATCACGTAGAAACTGTTGTAAAGGAGTTACAAACATCTCATGAGGCTGAGCAAGCAGGCAAAACAAGTTGTCTAATTAAAACTGCCTGAACATTGGGTGTAAGAGGCAGCTTTTCCTGTGGACACATTTGCATTGCAAGTGAATATCAACAAGTCCATTATATTGATTGGAAGAGGAGTAGGGGAATTTGCTCCACAATCCTCATCCATCATCACTAAACCAGACTATACTAATTTGTCTCTCAACTTAATTATAGTTGACCTGACAGTAATGTCAGCTCTGCACTCTGCTGTTAGCTCTCTCGCCATTACTTGCCAAGAATCATTCCACATCTACTGTAAGAACATGCAAAGAATCCACTTCCATTACCTTTGAAGAAGAGACTTCCGAAGATTCACAGGTCTCTGAGAGAAACTGTATTGCCTCTGCTCTGGTTTATATGGGTGACCTCTTTCAATAACCTGCTGTTTTAAAATTCTTCCATGAGGAgaaatctctccacatccattaggTCAAAACCCATTCAGTACCCTATCTTTTTCAATCAAAGATCTCTCACATCTATCTGGTCATTATTTCTCAGCGGAGAAATAATaggataatataaataaatataggaTAATGTAAATTATTTATAATAGGATCCTTCATAGGATCTTCCTATGCCCATATTCAGAATCACATTTTCTGCATTGCATAATGACAGCCCTTCAATAGGATTTTGAGACATTGTTGGACTATGACAGACAACATTTAATTACAAGTCCTGCTTTCACCATCATTAATACCCTGGGATACGCAGGGTTCCTACGGCACCTAGCGGCATTGCTTAATTATCAGTTAAAATGTATGAAGGTTACATAAGTTGGATGATGAGGACTAACTTAACTTCAGAAAGACTGAAAGGTGAAACTCAATTAGAAAACAATGTAGGGCAGATCGTATAGCAAACTATCAGAAAGTTTTAATGGGCCATTCACCCAAATGATCTGCAATGTTTCTGCTCCACATTTCCTTACAGCCTTTGCTTCCCACCACACAATGTGATCTTCCACCACTGTCTCCGTTGCAGGTTTATCCAGCCTCCCCTTGGACGCATCAATGCTTTCAATCTTAGCGTCTCTGTTGAGTTGGATGTTCCACCTTCTAATCACACTCTTGGAATGCAGTTGTCTATTTAACCCCCTGTGAGGTTTACTAATGACTATTGTATTTATAATCTCTGTTCAAGATTCTTCTACCTCTGCCGAGAGAAAACAAGTTTAATGACCTTCTAGACATTACTGACTACTGTATTTATGACTTCTTACGTGCTTTCAGAAGCACAGACACCTCTCCATGTAGCTCACTACTGCTGTTGTAAATTTAAGCACCTTATACTCATTCTACCTTTTCTAGCAGGTATTTTGCTTCATTAATGGAATCACCCTCGTGAATCTTCTTTGCACCACTTCTAGCCCTCTTGCATTTTTTTCCATAAGTGGCCAAGTGCATCAATTTAGCAAAGCTTTACGATGCATGGGAACTATTGCTTAATAGTCCGGCCCTACCTAAGCACTCTGTATCTGATTGGCATTTTCCTCCCACTGAGAGAACTGGTGACTTGGACCAGCGGGAGCACGATGGAAGAAACCATTCCATTCATCTCTTTTGCCAGTCCAGTTTTATCCAATGCTTGTAGTCAGTGCTCAGACATCAAACAAACTGCTCTGCAAATCCCGCGATTAAAACCTGATACAAACAGGCGAGAAAAACCCAGAAACATCATTGCAAATATAGAAATTTATCTGTACATAACTGCAGGGAGGAGGTGTTTTTACTGGTAAATATTACTGTACAATGCAGGGTGTGAGCAGCGTGTGAGCTACAATGACACAGTACAGTCCAGTCACAGTGTGCACTGTACAACGATCAATGCCCCATGTACACCACAGTGAGTCACAGTCACAGGATAGAGTCATGCGATAAATAATATCTGATATTCCAAGGCTTCTGggtgtatatatatttatatgttatgtgtgttcattaaaaaagaaattatttCTACAGTTTGAAAGATTTTGGTGCACAGACTTGTGATAGAGGATGAAGTTCTTATGAACAGGTGAACTGATCAGGTTAAAAACAGCAGTTATAAAGTTTTTTTTGGGGGGAGAGGGCTTTTGGTCCAGTTTTAGTCTCAATACGTCAGACTCAAGATTTGTACTGGTTTGAGACGCCTTTCCAGTAATCGAGGATATCGTGCAAGTCTTCATCCTTGGCGAACTGCACCTTCTTCCTCAGGGCATGGCCCGCTGCGATGTACTCCTCCTGCCCCTCTTTGTGCCTCTTCTTGTGCAATCTGAACCGCTCCCAGATGCCCAGGGTTGGCTTGCTGCTGTACTCGGGGCTGGAGGTGTAGCTGAGGTTGTGGTACTGAGGCGACAGCTGGGAGTAAGCCACGTCCCTGCGGCTGCGGCCAAGGGGCTCCAAGATGAAGGTCTTACTGCGGCTGCTCGCTCCCTCGGGAGCTTGCTGCTCACACTGCCGCCGTCCCGGGTATGAGTGCCGGTGCTCGCTGCGCGGCTGTGCCCTGGGAAGGGCTCCCGGACTGTTGGACATCTCGGGGGATGCTTTCTCTATGTAATGTGCTTCAGATCTGCAGGAATGACTTGGTGCCGATGCCTCAGAGCGGAACGACCTGGGACTTCGTGTGGAACCGCTGGAGGAACTACTGGGGCGTTTGGGAACAACCTCCACACTGCTGTGTCTTTGTATTGGGTGGTAGCTCTCTTTGGAAGCAGGTGACAAGAGCCCGGCCTTGCTCTGCATTTGCTCTGTCATCATCAACACCTGAGGCTCCGTAGGAACCACTGCTCCTGCTTTGCCCCCTTGGAAAGAGCTGGTCTCTGACTTCAGGGCGTCAATACAGTTGTTAATGATCTGGTTGACCTTGTCCACTTCTTTGGTGATGGTTGAGATCTCTGCCGCTGAACTACGTGCCTGGCCACCCCCGTTGCTTGCGGGCTCCCCTGTCCTCACCTCGATGTAGTTCCCCTTGGTAGTCTTGGGTGTGTCACTCAGCTCCTGCGGCTTGTGGGACTCTGGGTCTCCCGGTGAGGGCATAAAAGGTGCCCTGGGAGCAACGTCACGGGGCGACATGGGCTTTTGTGCCAACTGGGTGATGGTGCTGGCTTCCATCTCAGCTCCATACTTCAGCTCAATGATGGCCTTTGCCATCCCGCCTGCCTTCTTGTGCCTCTCCTCCTGTTGCCTCTTCTTGCGTAGGCAATAGTACACAAACCCCAGCACTATAACCATGCCAAAGAGGCAACCAAGAATGGTCATGATGTAGTGGGTGGCGGTCGATGATGGGGGAATAGTACCCCTTGTCCTATCGCTTCCAGTAAAGAAGGTGACACAAGTTTGGTTATACCTTAAGGCATTGCGAATGGATGCCACACAATAGGTGTAGGCGGTGTGGGGCTGCAGTCGGTCCAACTTAATAACTTCATGCTCTGTCTGTAACTTTTTGATGTCTGCATAGAAGCTGTTATTGTACTGCACCAAGATGTACATCTTGCTGAAGGGCCGGGGTATCTGGATCATCAAGGTGGCAGAGGTATAGGTGACCTTTTCCACCCTGATCACCGGCGCTTGTGTCTCATGGGTTGGGGAGTGGAAAGCTATCATTGGAGTGGCATCATCACCTGAGGGGCAATCCTCGCCTCCACAGGGGCTCTCAGAAGTGGTGGTGCTGGGGGGAGCCCGTGTTGGTATGAACTTGGGGTCTAGGGTGTAGATGTCGCCGCAGGACGAGACTAGCAAACTGTAGGCACTCTGGGTCTGGCTCTGGCTCAGCAAGGCTTGGCCAGAATAAAGGGTTGGGGACTCACATTGCATGCGGTCATAGTTCCTAGTGGTGTTGTTGAACTGCACCAGCCACTTGAGGAAGCCCAGCAGTTGGCAGGAACAGTCGAACGGGTTGCCGTAGAGTTCGCAAGTCGAGAGTTTGCTAAGTCCCAGGAAGGTGGAACTTTCCAGTGACTGCAGCCGATTCATGGACAAGTCGATGTTCATCACGTTTGGGCACTCCCAGAAGGAATTAGGACTCACCACCTCTATGAGGTTGGCCTGGAGATACAGGTACTCCAGCCTGCCGAGACCCCGCAGGATCCCCTCGGTGATGTTCCTGAGCTTGTTGAACCCCAGCTGTAGGACGCGCAGGTTGTACTGTGCAGAAAAGGCTCCATCCTCAATGTAGGAAATCTCATTTTTGGTCAAATTGAGTTCGGTCAGGTTGCCAAACCTATTGAGCGAGGAGTACTGGACGCTTCTGATCTTGTTCTCGTTCAGGCGGAGGTCGACAATGGTGCTGTTGATGTGCTGAGGAATAGATTCGTAAGGAGGTTGGTTCTGGCTGCAGATTGCTAACCAGACAAATCCTTTTTCTCCTTCAATGAGCCAGCAGTCACCAGAAACACCAACAGCATTCATCAACGAGGCAAGGCAGATCCAGAGACCAAGGCTGTGTAGAGCCATCCCCTAATGCTCCAGGGGTTTGTGGACAAGGACTTTTGAGAGCACCAAATGCTAGACTAGTTGAGATATTCTGCAGGGCTCAAATCTAATCATTTTTGTCTGAAATGCTAGTTATTGAATTgagatggagttttattttccTTGCTTGTACATTTCATGTCAATTTCCTGGTCCCGTTTGTCTCTGCACAAAGTTCTCTTTGAATTCCTTTGTAGACTCTGCCCCATTCGCATACATTCCTTGAGATAGTTTCAACAGCTTGTCCAGGTTATCCTGAGAAAGGGGAAGAAAAGACATTTTAAGCAGGCTGATCTGAGGTCATGTTTGATCAaaaattatttcttatttttattaGTTGGCCCCAGTTTAATTGGGCCTTTTTAAAACTGAAATACCACAGGATTTATTTTGCTTTGGTTTTATTGCTTGATATTCTTTGTGGGTTTAAATACCTTGAAATTGTGGAATCCTGTCGAGTCCAGCAAGATTTCCACAACTCTGCGCCTCTTGAAAACCAGGAGATAGGAGGTGTAGTTTTGGACAGCTGCTATTCTACTAGGATTTTCCAACTTTTCCATGAGAATTTATCATTAGAGGGAAGATTCAATATTGGGATCAGAAGTGCAGTTCTCTTTCTTTGACGAAGGAATGGCAATATTCAAATGTCATCCTGCAAGGTTTTAAAGGACTTGCTACTATTTGTCTGACTTGGAAAAAAGATCTTATCTCTCCAGATGGTTCAATGGATAAGTGCATGACGTAGTGTGATAAAGACTGAACAGTCACAGGTTCCAATCCCGAGCTGCACTGTGTTAGCTGCTTTTAATTAACGTGCACATCCTTAGGCTCAGAGGGAGGAAAATCAATTAGTTGTGATAGTTCTTATTATCCCTTTTTGCCAGGTATGCAAGGTGGATGGAAGGACCTTGCTTGTGTCTCATGTCTTCTAAGAGCTGAGTGTTAATAACAGACGAATAGGTGAAATATTATACCTGTGCAAACATATCCCAGCAATACTGTACACCATCAGGGTAAGATCTAGATGGACGTTCCCAGTGCAATTCTGAGGGGAGCGTTGGACTTTCAGAGATACAACCTCTGGCATGAAACATGAAACCTGCTCTCTCAGAGGAAGCTGAGCAGGGTCCCTTCCCCACTGCCCTGTCAATATGTACTCCTCAGCCAAAACCTGATCATTATATCATTGGCGCTTGTGAAAACTTTCTGCGCACAGAGTGACTGGAATTCACAAAGATGGAAGATCTCCTGCAGAGATTCACGCTTCCTCTTTCATCAAGGTGAATCAAAGCTGCTACCTGCAGTCAATTGTGGTAATTCTGGCTGCAGTGTTAATTCACCTTTGAAATCCTACTTCTTCAGGATTTTATGCAAGGCCACAGAATGCCTAAGGCAGGAAATGCCCACATGTGGCCAGCTTAAAGGAGAAGACATTGCATGGGCTGGAACCACTGATGTCCCAAGTGTTCCATGCAATCAACTTCCCCAACAATTGAACTCAATTACTTCCCATTGACACGTAATGTCATTGCCATATTTGTCAGCATTTTGGGGTCCAACTTGACCAGGAATTCAACTAAATTGGCCACACAAATACTGTGGCCTTCAGAGCAAGTCAGAGGCTTGGTATCCCATAGTGAATAACTCATCTCCTGACCCATCCAAAACCTTTCTTGCCATCTACAAGACACACCAAGAATATGATGCAATTCT
The genomic region above belongs to Hypanus sabinus isolate sHypSab1 unplaced genomic scaffold, sHypSab1.hap1 scaffold_2856, whole genome shotgun sequence and contains:
- the LOC132388252 gene encoding protein ELFN1-like; the encoded protein is MALHSLGLWICLASLMNAVGVSGDCWLIEGEKGFVWLAICSQNQPPYESIPQHINSTIVDLRLNENKIRSVQYSSLNRFGNLTELNLTKNEISYIEDGAFSAQYNLRVLQLGFNKLRNITEGILRGLGRLEYLYLQANLIEVVSPNSFWECPNVMNIDLSMNRLQSLESSTFLGLSKLSTCELYGNPFDCSCQLLGFLKWLVQFNNTTRNYDRMQCESPTLYSGQALLSQSQTQSAYSLLVSSCGDIYTLDPKFIPTRAPPSTTTSESPCGGEDCPSGDDATPMIAFHSPTHETQAPVIRVEKVTYTSATLMIQIPRPFSKMYILVQYNNSFYADIKKLQTEHEVIKLDRLQPHTAYTYCVASIRNALRYNQTCVTFFTGSDRTRGTIPPSSTATHYIMTILGCLFGMVIVLGFVYYCLRKKRQQEERHKKAGGMAKAIIELKYGAEMEASTITQLAQKPMSPRDVAPRAPFMPSPGDPESHKPQELSDTPKTTKGNYIEVRTGEPASNGGGQARSSAAEISTITKEVDKVNQIINNCIDALKSETSSFQGGKAGAVVPTEPQVLMMTEQMQSKAGLLSPASKESYHPIQRHSSVEVVPKRPSSSSSGSTRSPRSFRSEASAPSHSCRSEAHYIEKASPEMSNSPGALPRAQPRSEHRHSYPGRRQCEQQAPEGASSRSKTFILEPLGRSRRDVAYSQLSPQYHNLSYTSSPEYSSKPTLGIWERFRLHKKRHKEGQEEYIAAGHALRKKVQFAKDEDLHDILDYWKGVSNQYKS